A window from Kluyveromyces lactis strain NRRL Y-1140 chromosome E complete sequence encodes these proteins:
- the UBX5 gene encoding DNA protein crosslink repair co-factor UBX5 (similar to uniprot|Q06682 Saccharomyces cerevisiae YDR330W UBX5 UBX (ubiquitin regulatory X) domain-containing protein that interacts with Cdc48p), whose amino-acid sequence MISDEDISTFQGVCGTDNDELSRHFLEMAGGNLETAISLFFEHGGERQLNSNSGNNNAGAGAGANTGGSGGLSGDVEFAEELQRQAYQDEDQYRAPDQARHETLVETNVFPSVYGGIGGSFEPLRNARDMFDNSRPSGIFNQQLDTDLLRSGRSNNYHRDDDDDDSDSAFTDEENYPSNEDEYEYVEENVVEIDDDGELREYTKWVKKPKPMSKETRLALLFRPPFDLMAKYDLDTARQKAKKRNKWVMINIQCADIFQCQMLNRDLWSNAGIKSFIKQNFIFLQYQYESRLASAYVQRYGFNDKEDCPHIAILDPITGERLKFWSREVPTVENFRQELEIFLEEFSLDPTTTNPPVKEPTPKIDPSTLSEEKQLELAIRESLGNQTPTTSDETNEKSDQVEETEETEEPDGAQWKLFDSIKPIEHAEPDNKPGITTRIQVRSGDGKRLVRRFDAMHDTVRTIYEVIKSHWPEYSQDQFVLTTHTRENLIEKLDESINDAGLKNSSILLEKISD is encoded by the coding sequence ATGATATCTGACGAGGATATTTCAACTTTCCAAGGTGTTTGCGGTACAGATAACGATGAATTGTCAAGACATTTCCTTGAGATGGCCGGAGGCAATTTGGAAACAGCCATCTCgttattctttgaacaTGGTGGTGAGAGACAGTTGAACAGCAATTCTGGTAATAATAATGCCGGTGCTGGTGCTGGTGCTAATACAGGGGGTTCTGGCGGTCTGAGTGGCGACGTAGAGTTTGCTGAAGAATTACAAAGACAAGCGTATCAGGATGAAGATCAATATAGGGCTCCGGATCAGGCAAGACACGAGACATTGGTGGAGACAAATGTGTTTCCTAGTGTTTATGGTGGTATTGGAGGTTCTTTTGAACCATTGCGTAATGCCAGGGATATGTTTGACAATTCAAGACCTTCAGGAATTTTTAATCAACAATTAGACACAGACCTACTACGTTCTGGTAGATCTAACAACTACCATCGggatgacgatgatgacgatagTGATTCTGCGTttactgatgaagaaaattatCCCAGTAATGAGGATGAGTACGAATACGTAGAAGAAAACGTCGTGGAAATAGACGACGATGGTGAACTACGGGAATATACGAAATGGGTTAAGAAGCCAAAACCAATGTCAAAGGAAACCAGGCTAGCATTATTGTTTAGACCTCCATTCGATTTAATGGCAAAATACGATCTTGACACTGCAAGGCAAAAAGCCAAGAAAAGGAATAAATGGGTAATGATTAACATCCAATGTGCAGATATTTTCCAGTGCCAGATGCTTAACAGAGATCTTTGGTCCAATGCAGGTATAAAATCCTtcataaaacaaaatttcatatttctGCAATATCAATATGAATCAAGACTAGCATCTGCCTATGTACAACGTTATGGGTTCAACGATAAGGAAGATTGTCCTCATATCGCCATCTTGGATCCAATAACCGGGGAGAGGTTGAAATTTTGGAGCCGTGAAGTGCCAACTGTGGAAAATTTCAGACAAGAGCTAGAGATATTTCTAGAGGAATTCTCATTAGATCCCACTACTACTAATCCACCTGTTAAGGAACCCACTCCAAAGATTGATCCCAGCACTTTAAGTGAGGAAAAACAGCTTGAATTGGCCATACGAGAATCGCTAGGCAACCAGACTCCTACTACCTCGGACGAAACAAATGAGAAATCTGATCAAGTGGAAGAAACCGAAGAAACTGAAGAGCCCGACGGAGCGCAATGGAAACTCTTCGACTCAATCAAACCAATAGAACATGCAGAACCTGATAACAAACCTGGAATCACAACCAGAATACAAGTACGATCCGGTGATGGTAAAAGACTAGTGAGAAGGTTCGATGCAATGCATGATACTGTCAGAACGATATATGAGGTTATCAAATCTCACTGGCCGGAATATTCACAAGACCAATTCGTACTTACGACTCATACCAGAGAAAATCTTATCGAGAAGCTTGACGAGTCGATAAACGATGCAGGTTTGAAAAATAGCTCCATTCTACTTGAAAAGATCTCGGACTGA
- the GPI8 gene encoding GPI-anchor transamidase (similar to uniprot|P49018 Saccharomyces cerevisiae YDR331W GPI8 ER membrane glycoprotein subunit of the glycosylphosphatidylinositol transamidase complex that adds glycosylphosphatidylinositol (GPI) anchors to newly synthesized proteins) encodes MKLWGYQALFFLLCLASNVIGEAIGTATHTNNWAVLVSTSRFWFNYRHMANVLSMYRTVKRLGIPDSQIILMLSDDVACNPRNLFPGSVFNNADRALDLYGESVEVDYRGYEVTVENFIRLLTDRWDEDHPKSKRLMTDENSNVFIYLTGHGGEDFLKFQDAEEIASHDIADALAQMHAKKRYNELFFMIDTCQANTMFSKFYSPNVIAVGSSELDESSYSHHSDVELGVAVVDRFTYYTLGFMEEIDKNSTLTLRDLFDSYTFEKVHSHVGVRTDLYPRNLSDVLITDFFGNVQNLVPDDDRVTAGAIKKNEQDSDNTLLKLAKAKHDELTKQKNDTTIPQVTKSNLINNDEAIHQGSVETYNIKLVKVLGTLLLLLIPSLLKYFSYAKTNNSKLTNFSLYNEHTAL; translated from the coding sequence ATGAAGCTGTGGGGTTATCAGGCgttgtttttccttttatgTTTGGCATCTAACGTCATTGGAGAAGCTATCGGTACAGCTACACATACCAACAATTGGGCCGTGTTAGTCTCTACCTCAAGATTTTGGTTCAACTATAGACACATGGCCAATGTCTTGAGTATGTATCGTACGGTGAAGAGGTTAGGTATTCCTGATTCCCAAATCATTTTAATGTTAAGTGATGATGTTGCTTGCAACCCAAGAAACCTTTTCCCCGGTTCTGTGTTCAACAATGCTGATAGAGCTTTGGATCTATACGGTGAGTCTGTCGAAGTGGATTATAGAGGGTATGAAGTCACAGTGGAGAATTTTATTAGATTATTGACTGATAGATGGGATGAAGATCATCCCAAATCAAAGAGATTGATGACCGATGAGAATTCcaatgttttcatttatttGACTGGACATGGTGGtgaagatttcttgaagttcCAAGATGCAGAGGAGATTGCCAGTCATGACATCGCCGATGCATTGGCTCAAATGCATGCCAAAAAACGTTATAATGAATTGTTTTTTATGATTGATACATGTCAAGCGAACACtatgttttcaaagttcTATTCGCCCAATGTAATTGCTGTTGGATCTAGTGAACTGGACGAAAGTTCGTATTCTCACCATTCAGATGTCGAACTCGGTGTTGCTGTCGTCGATAGATTCACGTATTACACTTTAGGTTTtatggaagaaattgataagAACTCTACACTGACTTTGCGTGATCTTTTCGATTCGTACACATTTGAAAAAGTCCATTCACATGTTGGTGTTAGGACAGATCTATACCCAAGAAATCTATCTGATGTACTAATCACTGACTTTTTCGGTAACGTTCAAAACTTAGTTCCTGATGACGACCGTGTCACTGCCGGAGCCATtaagaaaaatgaacaGGATTCTGATAACACTTTGCTCAAGCTGGCCAAAGCGAAGCACGATGAATTGACAAAGCAAAAAAATGATACAACCATTCCACAAGTTACAAAATCTAATCTGATAAATAACGATGAAGCCATTCATCAAGGATCGGTTGAAACGTATAATATCAAGCTAGTAAAAGTACTGGGTACTCTTCTACTACTTCTCATCCCAAGCTTGTTAAAATACTTTTCATACGCAAAGACGAACAATTCAAAACTCAcaaacttttctttatataaCGAGCACACAGCATTATAG
- a CDS encoding uncharacterized protein (conserved hypothetical protein) yields the protein MVADDLSNIETQLRQVREKYREQAHSLSPSDAESWSTLASNLQKVVTEMDQLLQRNSKQMNVSFLLNHESSSLQAGIQPPQPLLQNLYQKNGNDEQQNHLKVKLDRTAFYSENSPFQHQMDRSGSFRLCPPLAHTSAEDYFRNDTQTPIMISDGQILENLANLKRLTEMQRQ from the coding sequence ATGGTCGCTGATGACTTATCGAATATAGAGACACAGCTACGACAGGTTCGTGAGAAATATCGTGAGCAAGCACACTCGCTCTCGCCAAGCGATGCAGAATCATGGTCAACCTTGGCATCAAATTTGCAGAAAGTCGTCACAGAAATGGATCAGCTTTTGCAGCGGAACTCTAAACAGATGAACGTATCCTTCCTATTGAACCACGAGTCATCATCGCTTCAGGCTGGAATACAGCCACCGCAACCGCTTCTACAGAACCTATACCAAAAGAACGGGAACGACGAACAGCAGAACCATCTCAAAGTCAAACTCGATAGAACTGCGTTCTATTCGGAAAATTCCCCCTTCCAACATCAAATGGATCGGTCTGGTTCATTCAGACTCTGTCCACCTTTAGCACATACAAGTGCAGAAGATTACTTCCGCAACGATACGCAAACCCCAATTATGATCTCAGATGGCCAGATCCTGGAGAACTTGGCCAATCTTAAACGTCTCACTGAGATGCAACGCCAATAG
- the LRP1 gene encoding Lrp1p (similar to uniprot|P38801 Saccharomyces cerevisiae YHR081W LRP1 Substrate-specific nuclear cofactor for exosome activity in the processing of stable RNAs homolog of mammalian nuclear matrix protein C1D which is involved in regulation of DNA repair and recombination) — protein sequence MEDTKKIKPYISYLNKQVEQLSGEINKLTSKSLDEQLLLLQDEKKKLDLSNKYAYVLSSLCFSYMKVLNIKDLSPIMAELARCKSYMDKSKQLEAKKESEEKDEVEQEEQAKRVLQSALGGGKMEPAISKVNFQGKHTKFSTEASTTSTDKDGLANRVVDGTKKSKQQKQSGKVSKK from the coding sequence ATGGAAGATACTAAGAAAATTAAACCATACATCTCGTATCTCAATAAACAGGTGGAACAACTCAGTGGTGAGATTAACAAACTAACGAGCAAGTCATTGGACGAACAACTGTTGCTTCTgcaagatgaaaagaagaaacttgatctttcaaacaaataCGCATATGTATTGAGTTCACTATGCTTTTCATACATGAAAGTCCTCAATATCAAAGACCTGTCACCTATCATGGCCGAATTGGCAAGGTGTAAGTCATATATGGATAAATCTAAACAGTTAGAAGCTAAGAAAGAATCTGAAGAGAAGGATGAGGTGGagcaagaagaacaagcaAAAAGAGTTCTACAATCTGCGTTGGGAGGTGGCAAAATGGAACCTGCTATCAGTAAAGTCAACTTTCAGGGGAAACATACTAAGTTTTCGACAGAGGCTTCCACCACCAGCACTGATAAGGATGGACTGGCAAATCGAGTAGTAGACggaacaaagaaatcaaaacaGCAAAAACAATCTGGTAAAGTATCGAAGAAATAA
- the KSP1 gene encoding putative serine/threonine protein kinase KSP1 (similar to uniprot|Q759H7 Ashbya gossypii ADR300C ADR300Cp and weakly similar to YHR082C uniprot|P38691 Saccharomyces cerevisiae YHR082C KSP1 Nonessential putative serine/threonine protein kinase of unknown cellular role overproduction causes allele-specific suppression of the prp20-10 mutation), with amino-acid sequence MTLDYEVYKEGGLLRDRYKLIEDISEGSYGYVSLASDTQLKKLVAVKYIFKSEDDKGNDTKDGVMVIGDEKDDETNNTVNSSQEKKQRLLKHQKSLISDKVLSRFSNNVCFEALYEVDIQTKIGKHKNITELYDFFDSYIIMEYCSGGDLYEAIKDDMVPRKTKNVTNIINQILDAVEYVHSRGIYHRDIKPENILIAGNWNIKLTDWGLATTDKTSMERNVGSERYMAPELFESNLDREERTDAYDCAKVDIWAIGIVMLNIVFHKNPFTVANQTDKAFCYFAANREALFDVFSTMSYDFFQVLRHALTIDPTNRNLEKVRTEIKRLSEYTMDDEYYNSLDSDEESVFYNYPPPALPPKSAPTSVSAPSVAPMSPLHSTAPATVATTVSGIISTVSAVGETGQTPQKPPAITVEEITPEPSVKQNKEPVPRFTFTKRSHNRSKSNGYQNNKNTKKNTPAKHDAYGAGGYKNYKSNIKPIQINNNEKIIKNSRKPLAIPTPNTHINNFFHEYKSRDDVDDFNTRDYFTPPSVHNRYMEGVFSKKNKRFNQWSKSPKTNGTTNNGNRRGSFNQDNTGNRKYVPPHSRKSFDVGSPSIPHLSSKHEEQPPIHTMTYHEQHALSVDNEPELDDVLFTLEESDGFDGFINDMSDLSINTQQSSHSVNLTANGNNNQGPHGLPDLFKSPQVSHVNINDPLNNHVTLAHSARRPTTSSDKGISGVYVPPHHRKSFNIGHDNLVPGQHTNGLKRNSFGNRKPVNVNVNGNGGLNAQDRFILPHNPYLSAASTSLQKNDVFIDNDAVFFEDDEPHFFSAGRVNSPGKIRTGRKSSSKQDEVVGSLEQYKNNWLMLQQYQD; translated from the coding sequence ATGACATTAGATTACGAAGTTTATAAGGAAGGTGGTCTTCTTCGTGATCGATATAAGTTGATCGAAGATATCAGTGAAGGATCATACGGATATGTGTCATTGGCATCTGATACCCAACTGAAGAAGTTGGTAGCAGTGAAATACATCTTCAAGAGTGAAGATGACAAGGGTAATGATACCAAGGATGGTGTCATGGTCATTGGAGATgagaaagatgatgaaactaACAACACTGTTAACTCGTCtcaagagaagaaacaacGTTTGTTGAAACATCAAAAGTCCTTAATTTCGGATAAGGTTTTGTCAAGATTTTCTAACAACGTATGTTTCGAGGCATTGTACGAAGTGGATATTCAAACCAAGATCGGGAAGCATAAAAATATCACGGAATTATACGATTTCTTCGACTCTTACATTATTATGGAATATTGCTCTGGAGGTGATTTGTACGAGGCCATCAAAGATGATATGGTCCCCAGAAAGACCAAAAATGTGACAAACATCATTAACCAAATCTTAGATGCCGTGGAATACGTGCACTCGAGGGGCATTTACCATCGTGATATTAAACCagagaatattttgattgCTGGCAATTGGAACATTAAATTGACTGATTGGGGTTTGGCTACTACTGATAAAACATCcatggaaagaaatgtaGGAAGTGAGAGATATATGGCTCCTGAACTGTTCGAATCTAATCTGGATAGAGAAGAGAGAACAGACGCCTACGATTGCGCTAAAGTTGATATTTGGGCCATCGGTATTGTTATGCTGAATATCGTCTTCCATAAGAATCCATTTACTGTGGCGAACCAAACTGACAAGGCGTTCTGCTATTTTGCTGCTAATAGGGAAGCTTTATTTGATGTCTTTTCCACTATGAGTtatgatttcttccaagtGTTGAGACACGCGTTGACCATCGATCCTACAAAcagaaatttggaaaaagtcAGAactgaaataaaaagattAAGTGAATACACTATGGATGATGAATATTACAACTCACTAGACAGCGATGAAGAGTCAGTGTTTTACAACTACCCACCTCCAGCTTTACCGCCAAAATCTGCTCCAACAAGCGTATCTGCCCCATCTGTGGCTCCAATGAGCCCATTGCATTCTACTGCCCCAGCTACTGTGGCAACCACGGTCTCTGGTATCATAAGTACTGTCTCAGCAGTTGGTGAGACTGGTCAGACTCCACAAAAACCGCCTGCTATaactgttgaagaaatcactCCCGAACCATCAGTCAAACAGAATAAAGAACCTGTTCCAAGGTTCACTTTTACTAAGCGCAGCCATAACCGCTCTAAGAGTAATGGGTaccaaaacaataaaaataccaaaaaaaatacacCTGCAAAGCATGATGCGTACGGTGCTGGTGGTTACAAAAACTACAAATCGAATATCAAACCGATTCAAATaaacaacaatgaaaagattatcaaaaattcCAGAAAGCCATTGGCGATTCCAACGCCAAACACTCATATTAATAACTTCTTCCATGAGTACAAGTCAAGAGATGATGTCGATGACTTCAACACGAGAGATTATTTTACACCTCCTAGTGTACATAACCGTTACATGGAAGGGGTTTTCTCCAAAAAGAATAAGAGATTTAACCAGTGGTCGAAATCTCCTAAGACGAACGGCACAACAAATAACGGCAATAGACGTGGCTCCTTCAATCAAGACAATACTGGAAACCGCAAATATGTCCCACCACATTCCAGAAAGTCATTCGATGTCGGGTCACCATCAATTCCACATTTATCCTCAAAGCACGAGGAACAACCGCCTATTCATACCATGACGTATCATGAACAGCATGCATTATCCGTTGATAATGAACCGGAACTGGACGATGTTTTGTTTACTCTGGAAGAAAGTGACGGTTTCGACGGATTCATTAATGATATGAGTGATCTATCTATAAATACTCAACAATCCTCGCATTCTGTTAATCTTACTGCAAACGGTAACAACAACCAAGGTCCACATGGATTACCtgatttattcaaatcgCCTCAGGTTTCACATGTAAACATAAACGACCCGTTAAACAATCATGTTACTTTGGCGCATTCCGCAAGAAGACCAACCACAAGTTCAGACAAGGGAATTTCAGGTGTGTATGTACCTCCTCATCATAGAAAAAGTTTCAACATTGGCCATGACAATTTAGTTCCAGGTCAACACACAAACGggttgaaaagaaatagtttCGGAAATAGGAAACCTGTCAATGTCAATGTCAACGGTAATGGTGGCTTAAACGCCCAGGACCGTTTCATCTTACCTCACAATCCATATCTTTCAGCCGCTTCTACAAGCTTGCAGAAGAATGATGTGTTCATTGATAACGATGCTGTGTTTTTCGAAGATGACGAACcccatttcttttcagccGGAAGGGTCAACTCGCCAGGAAAGATTAGAACCGGCAGAAAGTCAAGTTCGAAACAAGATGAAGTGGTTGGTTCCTTAGAGCAATACAAGAATAACTGGTTAATGTTACAACAGTACCAAGATTAA